The sequence AGGATGATAGAAGGGCAACAAGGCAGTATCTCAGCTCTTAATTCAATGGAACGATATGTCACCTGAATAGGCAACCTGGGAAGATTTTGCCAGAATGAAAACAAGGTTTCCAACATTTTTCCCTTGAGGACAAGGAAAATTTTATGGAGGGAAAAATGTAGCAATTCTCAATGGATGAAGAAAGAGTTGGTTAGAAATAGAAAGAAAGTTTACAATTTACTCCTCTTGGTTTGTTATGCATTTCTTTTTAGTCCCTAAGTGGCACAGTTGTAATTAGTACTACGGGTCAGAGATGGTGCTTGGCCAAGGCCTATTAATAGTACTAGCTGTTGCAGAAAAGGACATGAATGAAAAATCCTTTAGCttaatttatttctctttttcttagcCTACAAGAAATTTTCTTCTAGTTTTTCCTTTAATCTTCACTGTTCCATTGCATTTTTACCTGTTGCAAATTCATTTTTGCAACAGGACCCAAGTAGGCATGTACACAAATCATACAATCATTCAGCAACTCAAGATTAGTTTATGCTACAATTCCCTGTAGCTGACTCATCTGCGCGCACTCAAAACATTGCATGCCTCCCAAGTATATCAGAACCCCAGAAGAGGACGAATTTGGGAAAAAGTATACACTCAAAAAAAACACCTAACCAAGTCATGGTTTTGGTTTTCTCTTTCTCTAGACTTTTGAAAATAAGAGTTCATGTATATGTTAATGCTCAAGAAGGAAAAAGCGAAGTCTTTCTTCAAAGGAGGAAAGCAAAGACTTCATAATGATGTTTATTAGTAATGAATATTCACTCTTGCAACCCACATTTGAAATGTGGAGGTAGACGTTTGAGACTAAACGAtttcggttaagtagaaccaaaacggagtacttggagtgtaagttcagtgttGTGTCGCAGGAGgctggagtggttgtgaagctaggTTCTCAGgtcattcagaagagggagagtttcaagtatctgggatCTATGATTCggggcaatggtgagattgacgaggacgtcacacatcgtattggggcaggatggttgaaatggaggcttgcttcGGGAGTTCTATGTGATAAGAAAATGcctccgaagcttaaaggtaagttctatagagtggtagtccggTCGGCTATGGTGTATgaagcagagtgttggccagttaagaactcccacatccaaaagttgaaggtggcggagatgagaatgttgtgatggatgtgtgggcataccaagaaagatagggtaagaaatgagattattcgagagaatgcgggagttgcctcggtggaggacaagattcGAGATgtaaggttacgttggttcgggcacgtgatgaggaggggcttaGATGCTCCtatgcggaggtgtgagacactggctatggatggttttaggcggggtagaggtagaccaaagaaatattggagggaggtgattaggcataatatggagcagttacagctaacgaaggacatgacccttgataggaaggtgtggaggaagcggattagggtagagggttagggatGGGAGGGCGTCGGTAATAGTAGGGGTGCGCTCCTCGGCGGCTGGAGTTTTTTGTTcgtggctagcggtgttagtttattttgcttaccgtactagtttatatatgtacttatcttttgtgtttggtatTCTGTTAGTTTGtcttgtgtaccatactagttataTACACTTATATTTGGGTTGGTATATGGgtatcggtcctaagccgggggtctatcggaaatagcctctctacttctcctgaggtagtggtatggtctgcgtacactctaccctccccaaaccccagtaggtgggaatacactgggtatgttgttgttgttgttgttgcagcCCACTTCACCCCAGAAAACAATAACTTAACAGATAAATTACAAAAACATCAAAACGAAAGAGGGACAACTGATTTGCTCATCAGTTCAGCTAATCTAGTTTTACAATACGCCAACTACCACAATTACAAACACATCATCTGTGGGACACAGCTAGTGCAAAACCGATCCTGTTTTTTGTTGGTGCGTAAAAGTAAAAGTTAAAACTGCACTGGTAACCATCAATTTTTCTACCATAGAGGTCACAATTGCACAATGAGGGGTAACAGGTGTAACACAAGGCCTCTTTCCAACTGTTGTTCTCTATGACAGAGTGTTTTGGTCGATTTAAGGTTGGATTAAACTTCACACTAAGTGTTGCACCTGGGGTAAAAACTGAAATTTCCAGACTATCTCACATATGCTTCAACCAATCAGCCATCCTTTGGGGACAAAGCTTCTCTTCATTATAAAGAAGTGGTCAACCATTGTATATGTTTAAAAAATTTAGTTGCATACAATAATTGAAAATCAAAGAAGTCATAGGAAACGTGTCACCTTGATATATCAACCTTTTTTATTACAtcattcctccaagaaacaaAACGGACAACAGGGATTCCAACATAAAAAACAAAGCTAAACTGAGTCAAAATTGGAGTTGTAACCTAGTGGTTGCAACTTCAACTAAAACCCAACTAGTTCATGGTTAAGTCTCACCCATGGGATTCCCTTTCACCCTATTCCAGGCTTCCCCCTCTTCCACCACCCAACcacctcaaaaaaataaaaattcaatgtAAGATTTTTGTTGCTTTTGCTGACGAATTGCCCATTACCCCCCTACACATATGGTTACTTGATACCCAAGGAAAATCCCATTATAGTACTTGTATGCTTCAAAGTCATGAAAGTCCCATAACTCTTATTCTAAGAGCTAGTGATATCCCCTTAACTGCAGATTCAACAGCACCAGTTATGCTCcttcatttcattttatattttatataggTTCTCTCTCTCCCTCTTCCTTCCAACAATTCATCCACCTCCCTTTACTCCATAagagaaaatttagaaaactaaGATGACACTGATATTGTAGCCTCGAATGTTCTGTTCAAATACCACCAATATCATTCCCCTTCGAAAAAATAGTGTAGCTTTTTAATCAGcttaaagtaatatattatgttaGTTAAGTCAGCTGATGCATAATCACAGCAGCAAAAAGTGTGGGtaagagaaaacaaaagaaagacaGGCTTTCAACAGACTTGGATATACACGTGAAAATCAGAAGAAAAAAAGGTTAGGCTAACCTGGAATGAGTTACCAAGCGATTTGTATCTATCCGTCCTACTTATGCCACCTCCCCTGGTATGGTTCTTTGGAAAACCCAATAGCATTTCCACTTCATCTGGCTCCAAAGGAGCGACTTTGTTTCTCCCAACCCACACCAAATTCCACTTCCGACATTGATCAAGAACATACTGTTGCACCCTCATAGGTGGCTCACCATCAAAGGCCTCCACagctttcctgatcctatcagttAACCTTGCACTCCCAATAGCTGTTTGCAAACAATTTAACTTTGTCCGTGGATCCCAAGATGGCCACCATTTCTTTGTTAAGGGAAGTGCTTCATTAATAGTGCGCGGGGGAAGTGGAagcaaaggaaatctatttttaataGGTAGATTATGAATATAACCCCGTTTCCTTGCAGCAGCACAAAAGTACTTTGAGTCTACAAACTCTGGCTCAATATCATACAGGAATCTGGAAATGGTATCCCACACACCCTTTGGAGCTAGGGCAACATTTTCATAATAGAAAAACGGGGGGCCAAAAGCTTGATCCGGAAGAGTTCTTTGGACCATTGCAGGAACTGATTCTGTAGGCACTCCAAATCCAATCATAGGTTTGGGCAAACGAATTGTCTCTTCGTCAAAAATTGCCCTTTGCTTTTTGCTTTCGCACAATTGATTGAATATCTTCCTCTTCTTGTAACCAACACTACCATTTGATATATGATTCAGTTTTGGCTGTTGCAATAGAAGTGAGGCATCAATTCTATGAAAAATGATATTGCTATCTACATGCGTACAAAGTTGAACAGAATGATAATTCACATGAGACCATTTCAAAATAAGGCGGGAGAAAAGAAGACCTTTACATCTTCTGGCAGATAGGGATCTTCTGCTCTTGCCTTTTGAGCAGCATCGATGCAATCTGTCAATACATCAAGTGATGCTTCTGGACCTAGAAAGTTGTACAGAGGACACTAATTACCTGGAAATGAGATCAAAATAGGTGCTGCAATTCTAAAAAGATATTCAGGAATGTTGCAGCGTCAATAAGCAGATTTCTTCCAAATGCAACAACATTGACACAAAGATGAATCAACTTGGTTGCATCTACCATATAACTTGCATGAATAAGATCTCTTCAGCCAGTGATAAAACCTTAGAATACTTAAGACATATCAAAATCAAGCTAAATGTCTAATTTAGATAACATTATTCACGTatagaacaaaacataatttaatATACGTACCACATCTCTCCATTGCTATAGAAACCTCTTCCACTGAGTATCCCATATTTGCCAAGCATAATAATGTCTGCTCTTGTTCAGACAAAGAACTGCTCTCCTCTTTCAAGTAGAACTGCTTAGCAGCATTCTATCACACATTGGAAAAGGGAAATGTTAGAAAAGCTTTACATGTTTGTGCCAAGACAACTCGTAACAGAATTCAGGACAAAAGTAATAACTTCTCTGTTCCCCAAAACCCGAATATgtgtaatatataaaatatatcgtATTTCAACTGGACACACCTCATGACTGTCAAAGATGGTTATTAAAACCACAGATACCTTCAATTTATTTGTATTTCTCCATATACATAACAACGTGTTACAGAGATCAAAAAAGCGCCCGAGAAAAATCACTAAATGTATCTTTTGAAGAAAGAGAAACCAGATTGACTCTACGCCACAGTAACACactgaaaagaaaaatggtcaatgGTGTATCATTGAGGATAACGTACTGTACAGTAGTCTGAGTCAGAGGACCAACTATCTTCCTCATAAACATCATCCAGAAAGTTCTCGTTGTATTCAGAAGAGCTATCATCAGAATTAATGCAGGGCTCCAGGTGAGGGCTTGCACTGGGCTGTTCTTCAGGAGAGTCTTCAATGGCCTGCAACATCCAAGACAAACAAAAAGTTTGATTAATAACTAAAATTTATGCAAACAAATATCAGAATTTCTATGCATTTTCAGAGTCCACACATGAATTAGAGCTCATTCACCCTCTCTTTTGAGGTGGCAACACGTGGACAGGAGGGAAAGAAGTCTGGTGCGGGCATCAAGATTAGATAGTTCTTGTTACAAGCAGATTGGGATTATAGATTCATGAACATCAAACAAAATGTTCTCCCAAGAAATATCCCAAATCACTTCCAGTTGAGTTGCAACGTGGAAATTGGAGGGGAAACAAGCCGTAATTCAAGTCTGAGACAATATGGCTGAGTTCAGAAGGCTTCCTCTAGTTTCCAAAAGGATGGTGGGACTCTTTTCTAGTAAGTGGATTCCCTGACTATGTAGTATCCTGCAAGCTGAAGCTACTGAAGCAAAAATTAGAAGAGTGGAATGTAGAGGTTCTTTTGGCAGTTTGGAGAAAAGGAAGGATGATGTGTTGAGAAAACTGATGCCTGAATAGAGTAGAGGAATTGACTGGAGATCAGTTAGTTGAGAAGGCAGGAATTTTGTTGGAAATACAAGAGGTGGCAAAGCCAGAAGAGATCTTCTTCAGGAGGCAAGGATCCAGACTATTATGGCTGAAGGTTAGAAATAAGAACATCAGATTTTTCCATAAAATAGCTAATGCTAATAAGAGATGCAACACGTTTGACAAGCCAAAATTCAACAATGAAATAATTGAAGAACAGGAAGGCATCAAAAAGGAGATTGTgaacttttataaaaatatgtacaGACGCTGAAAATGGAAGCCATTCAGAGCTGAGTATCCCAGAATCACTTTTGAGGAAACAGAATGGGTGCAAGGACCTTCCACAGACGAAAAAGTCGAAGGGGTATAAAAAGTCGTGAAGGAGAATAGCCTCGTTGCCAGATGGTTTCAATATGGCTTTCTATAAACACTGTTGGTCAGTGATAACGAACACGAAATTTCTCCATAAAGTTGCTAATGCTAATAGGAGATACAAAACACGTTTGACAAGCTAAAAATCAATGATGAAATAATTAAAGCATGGGAAGGTGTCAAAAAAGGGATTCTGATTTTTTATAAAAGTCTGTACAAGGAAACTGAAAATTGGAGGCCATCCTTCAGAGCTGAGTGTCCAAGAATCACTATTGAGGAAAATGAATGGAAGCAAGAACATTTCTCAAAGGAAGATGAAGAAGACGTTATAAAAAGTTGTGGAGGAGAAAAGGCTCCCAGCCCAGATGGTTTCAGTATGGCTTTCTAAAAACATTGCTGGtgaagaataagaagtttagagcTATAAAAATTTTCCCAACACAGGAAGGGTAGTAGAGAATTTCAATGCTTCCGCCATTTCTCTTATACCAAAAAATGCAGGCACACAGCCGCTGAAAGACTTCAGGCCAATTACCTTACTGGGTGTAGCTTCTACAAAATAATTTCCCAAGTTGTTGGCAGAAGGGCTGAAAACAATAATGAAGAAGCTGGTGGCCGACAAAGAAATCGCCTTCATTAAAGGGAGAAACTGCAGATGTAGTACTTATTTCAAATGAGTGTTTTGATTAAAGGAAGA comes from Capsicum annuum cultivar UCD-10X-F1 chromosome 2, UCD10Xv1.1, whole genome shotgun sequence and encodes:
- the LOC107858532 gene encoding DNA (cytosine-5)-methyltransferase DRM2 isoform X6 → MYQDIKKISDIAQSCLTTLIAKDSQDIKKISDIAQSSLITLTTKETQGSELFFVLNKLEFFSGLLCEMDKNFSEEDSDNIDWDTEDELEIQDPPFSSCRDLRTTGQHAINGDGETSSSSVPGQSQFIQKFLVMGFPEESIAKAIEQNGENSDLVLDALLTFKAIEDSPEEQPSASPHLEPCINSDDSSSEYNENFLDDVYEEDSWSSDSDYCTNAAKQFYLKEESSSLSEQEQTLLCLANMGYSVEEVSIAMERCGPEASLDVLTDCIDAAQKARAEDPYLPEDPKLNHISNGSVGYKKRKIFNQLCESKKQRAIFDEETIRLPKPMIGFGVPTESVPAMVQRTLPDQAFGPPFFYYENVALAPKGVWDTISRFLYDIEPEFVDSKYFCAAARKRGYIHNLPIKNRFPLLPLPPRTINEALPLTKKWWPSWDPRTKLNCLQTAIGSARLTDRIRKAVEAFDGEPPMRVQQYVLDQCRKWNLVWVGRNKVAPLEPDEVEMLLGFPKNHTRGGGISRTDRYKSLGNSFQVDTVAYHLSVLKDMFPNGMNVLSLFSGIGGAEVALHRLGIRLNNVVSVEISEVNRNIVRSWWEQTNQRGNLIDFDDVQQLNGDRLEQLIDSFGGFDLLIGGSPCNNLAGSNRVSRDGLEGKESSLFYDYVRILDLVKSIMSRHR
- the LOC107858532 gene encoding DNA (cytosine-5)-methyltransferase DRM2 isoform X7, with translation MDKNFSEEDSDNIDWDTEDELEIQDPPFSSCRDLRTTGQHAINGDGETSSSSVPGQSQFIQKFLVMGFPEESIAKAIEQNGENSDLVLDALLTFKAIEDSPEEQPSASPHLEPCINSDDSSSEYNENFLDDVYEEDSWSSDSDYCTNAAKQFYLKEESSSLSEQEQTLLCLANMGYSVEEVSIAMERCGPEASLDVLTDCIDAAQKARAEDPYLPEDVKPKLNHISNGSVGYKKRKIFNQLCESKKQRAIFDEETIRLPKPMIGFGVPTESVPAMVQRTLPDQAFGPPFFYYENVALAPKGVWDTISRFLYDIEPEFVDSKYFCAAARKRGYIHNLPIKNRFPLLPLPPRTINEALPLTKKWWPSWDPRTKLNCLQTAIGSARLTDRIRKAVEAFDGEPPMRVQQYVLDQCRKWNLVWVGRNKVAPLEPDEVEMLLGFPKNHTRGGGISRTDRYKSLGNSFQVDTVAYHLSVLKDMFPNGMNVLSLFSGIGGAEVALHRLGIRLNNVVSVEISEVNRNIVRSWWEQTNQRGNLIDFDDVQQLNGDRLEQLIDSFGGFDLLIGGSPCNNLAGSNRVSRDGLEGKESSLFYDYVRILDLVKSIMSRHR
- the LOC107858532 gene encoding DNA (cytosine-5)-methyltransferase DRM2 isoform X5 gives rise to the protein MYQDIKKISDIAQSCLTTLIAKDSQDIKKISDIAQSSLITLTTKETQGSELFFVLNKLEFFSGLLCEMDKNFSEEDSDNIDWDTEDELEIQDPPFSSCRDLRTTGQHAINGDGETSSSSVPGQSQFIQKFLVMGFPEESIAKAIEQNGENSDLVLDALLTFKAIEDSPEEQPSASPHLEPCINSDDSSSEYNENFLDDVYEEDSWSSDSDYCTNAAKQFYLKEESSSLSEQEQTLLCLANMGYSVEEVSIAMERCGPEASLDVLTDCIDAAQKARAEDPYLPEDVKPKLNHISNGSVGYKKRKIFNQLCESKKQRAIFDEETIRLPKPMIGFGVPTESVPAMVQRTLPDQAFGPPFFYYENVALAPKGVWDTISRFLYDIEPEFVDSKYFCAAARKRGYIHNLPIKNRFPLLPLPPRTINEALPLTKKWWPSWDPRTKLNCLQTAIGSARLTDRIRKAVEAFDGEPPMRVQQYVLDQCRKWNLVWVGRNKVAPLEPDEVEMLLGFPKNHTRGGGISRTDRYKSLGNSFQVDTVAYHLSVLKDMFPNGMNVLSLFSGIGGAEVALHRLGIRLNNVVSVEISEVNRNIVRSWWEQTNQRGNLIDFDDVQQLNGDRLEQLIDSFGGFDLLIGGSPCNNLAGSNRVSRDGLEGKESSLFYDYVRILDLVKSIMSRHR
- the LOC107858532 gene encoding DNA (cytosine-5)-methyltransferase DRM2 isoform X4 — its product is MFAFSFQQNFQIPATVFVFQILARSDFCGDCFCFPDSGNYLLPASCKLQNFQILTLVREGQSAKGDIKKISDIAQSSLITLTTKETQGSELFFVLNKLEFFSGLLCEMDKNFSEEDSDNIDWDTEDELEIQDPPFSSCRDLRTTGQHAINGDGETSSSSVPGQSQFIQKFLVMGFPEESIAKAIEQNGENSDLVLDALLTFKAIEDSPEEQPSASPHLEPCINSDDSSSEYNENFLDDVYEEDSWSSDSDYCTNAAKQFYLKEESSSLSEQEQTLLCLANMGYSVEEVSIAMERCGPEASLDVLTDCIDAAQKARAEDPYLPEDVKPKLNHISNGSVGYKKRKIFNQLCESKKQRAIFDEETIRLPKPMIGFGVPTESVPAMVQRTLPDQAFGPPFFYYENVALAPKGVWDTISRFLYDIEPEFVDSKYFCAAARKRGYIHNLPIKNRFPLLPLPPRTINEALPLTKKWWPSWDPRTKLNCLQTAIGSARLTDRIRKAVEAFDGEPPMRVQQYVLDQCRKWNLVWVGRNKVAPLEPDEVEMLLGFPKNHTRGGGISRTDRYKSLGNSFQVDTVAYHLSVLKDMFPNGMNVLSLFSGIGGAEVALHRLGIRLNNVVSVEISEVNRNIVRSWWEQTNQRGNLIDFDDVQQLNGDRLEQLIDSFGGFDLLIGGSPCNNLAGSNRVSRDGLEGKESSLFYDYVRILDLVKSIMSRHR